One window of Dendropsophus ebraccatus isolate aDenEbr1 chromosome 13, aDenEbr1.pat, whole genome shotgun sequence genomic DNA carries:
- the LOC138770528 gene encoding olfactory receptor 6N2-like, translating to MENLNQTHFKDFILLGFVVFENYSPVLFTAFFTIYVLTLFGNTLIVLVVYNDIHLHKPMYFFITNLACLEIWYVSVTTPKLLTMLVTNNKKISFSWCFVQLYMFHSLGITECNLLAIMSVDRFVAICRPLRYNTIMSTTLCKDLSMMCWSLGFLVALIPVILTSQVPFCGRYYVNHYFCDLAPLLSLSCHDITVTISINRFVGAFNTMFNLAIVVLMYINIIYSIMKIKTSTGRKKAFSTCSSHLMVVTLFYGAACIVYATPKTSHSLEYDKLFALVYAMFTPFLNPIIYSLRNQDVISGLKRGLQSMQRHIHDR from the coding sequence ATGGAAAATCTAAACCAGACACACTTCAAAGACTTTATACTGCTGGGATTTGTGGTCTTTGAGAATTACAGTCCAGTTCTCTTTACAGCCTTTTTTACTATTTATGTTTTGACTCTTTTTGGAAACACGTTGATCGTTTTGGTGGTCTATAATGACATTCATCTTCACAAGCCCATGTATTTCTTCATCACCAACCTGGCCTGCCTTGAGATTTGGTATGTATCGGTCACAACCCCCAAACTTTTGACTATGTTGGTAACTAATAACAAGAAGATCTCTTTCTCCTGGTGCTTTGTTCAGCTCTACATGTTCCACAGTttgggtatcacagagtgtaatCTATTGGCTATTATGTCCGTTGACCGATTTGTGGCCATATGTAGACCTCTCAGATACAACACCATCATGAGTACCACACTCTGTAAAGACTTGAGTATGATGTGCTGGAGCCTTGGGTTTCTGGTGGCGCTTATTCCTGTGATTTTGACTTCTCAGGTTCCATTTTGTGGACGGTATTATGTGAACCATTACTTCTGTGATTTAGCGCCATTACTCAGCCTATCATGTCATGATATCACAGTCACTATAAGCATAAATAGATTTGTTGGTGCTTTTAACACAATGTTCAACCTTGCCATTGTCGTTCTTATGTACATTAACATTATATATTCTATTATGAAGATAAAGACCAGTACAGGACGgaagaaagccttctccacctgctccTCACACTTGATGGTGGTGACCCTATTCTATGGTGCTGCTTGTATAGTGTATGCTACCCCCAAAACATCTCATTCATTAGAGTATGACAAATTATTTGCCCTTGTATATGCCATGTTCACTCCATTCCTCAATCCCATCATCTATAGTCTGAGGAACCAGGATGTCATTTCTGGGCTGAAGAGAGGTCTACAGAGCATGCAGAGGCATATACATGACAGGTAA